In one window of Drosophila ananassae strain 14024-0371.13 chromosome XR, ASM1763931v2, whole genome shotgun sequence DNA:
- the LOC6505095 gene encoding nitric oxide synthase-interacting protein homolog, which yields MTRHARNCTAGAVYTYNEKKRDAAESGYGTNAQRLGKDSVKSFDCCSLTLQPCRRPVITKDGYLFDKEAILQYIVTKKNEYSRRLKEYERLRKAEEDEVSVEANKKQEARMEKFVNGEKPAMTPAHRSDLQPSTSSAASSSASTSTSATSTPSSSSISNMTNGHEKKLPSFWLPSECPNAGVAKAQKPDATIYCPVSQQPLRVKDLIDVKFTLLRDGDTKKSLIAKEARYMCPITHDVLSNAVPCAVLRPTGDVVTMECVERLIRKDMIHPLTDRKLKEKDIIPLQRGGTGYATTNGNLQGKEKRPMLQV from the exons ATGACTCGCCACGCCAGGAACTGTACGGCCGGAGCCGTCTACACGTACAACGAGAAGAAGCGGGATGCGGCGGAGTCCGGATACGGGACGAATGCCCAGAGGCTGGGGAAGGACTCGGTGAAGTCCTTCGACTGCTGCTCCCTGACGCTGCAGCCGTGCCGGCGGCCGGTCATCACCAAGGACGGCTACCTGTTCGACAAGGAGGCCATCCTGCAGTACATCGTCACCAAGAAGAACGAGTACAGCCGGCGGCTGAAGGAGTACGAGCGCCTCCGCAAGGCCGAGGAGGACGAGGTCAGTGTGGAGGCCAACAAGAAGCAGGAGGCCCGCATGGAGAAGTTCGTGAATGGCGAGAAGCCGGCCATGACTCCGGCCCATCGCTCCGATCTCCAGCCCTCCACCTCGAGTGCCGCCAGTTCCTCtgcatccacatccacatccgcCACCTCCACACCATCGTCCTCCTCCATTTCCAACATGACCAATGGCCATGAGAAGAAGCTGCCCAGCTTCTGGCTGCCCTCCGAGTGCCCCAATGCCGGTGTGGCCAAGGCCCAGAAGCCGGATGCCACCATCTACTGTCCAGTTTCCCAGCAGCCCCTGCGCGTCAAGGATCTGATCGACGTGAAGTTCACCCTGCTGCGGGATGGGGACACCAAGAAGTCGCTCATCGCCAAGGAGGCCCGCTACATGTGCCCCATCACCCACGATGTCCTCAGCAATGCCGTGCCCTGCGCCGTCCTCCGACCCAC GGGCGATGTGGTGACCATGGAGTGTGTGGAGCGACTGATACGCAAGGACATGATTCACCCGCTCACCGATAGGAAGCTCAAGGAGAAGGACATTATTCCGCTCCAGAGG GGCGGCACCGGATATGCCACCACCAATGGCAACCTCCAGGGCAAGGAGAAGCGCCCCATGCTCCAGGTCTAG
- the LOC6505170 gene encoding coatomer subunit beta: MTSQVPCYTIINSPDLDVPNEMQLKQDLEKGDTNVKIETLKKVIKLLLNGERYPGLIMTIIRFVLPVQNHTIKKLLLIFWEIVPKTSADGKLLQEMILVCDAYRKDLQHPNEFLRGSTLRFLCKLKEPELLEPLMPAIRACLDHRHSYVRRNAVLAIFTIYKNFDWLVPDGPELIANFLDTQQDMSCKRNAFLMLLHADQERALNYLASCIDQVHTFGDILQLVIVELIYKVCHANPAERSRFIRCIYNLLNSSSNAVRYESAGTLITLSLAPTAIKAAASCYIELVVKESDNNVKLIVLDRLVAMKEHEGMEKVMQDLVMDVLRVLAAPDIEVRRKTLALALDLVYSRNIGEMVLVLKKEVAKTHNVEHEDTGKYRQLLVRTLHTCSIKFPDVAANVIPVLVDFLSDTNELAAADVLVFIREAIQKFPALRALIIEHLIEAFPQIKSSKIHRAAVWILGEYVEGPQILEVIAVIQQTLGEVPMVEAEQRRLAGDQTEEQQQQQQSQGASEGGATGSGSGSASTKVTSDGTYATQSAYSLAPVAKAEKRPPLRQYLMDGDFFIGAALSVTLTKLALRYAELEAEARAQNRLTTQVMLIMSSILHLGKSGFPAKPITNDDTDRIFVCLRTLSERTPEAVSVFTLFCREALGKMLDAQADEDQRVLKEKQRAAAKVQPDDPVSFGQLSNGRDNQLGENVFESSLNQALAGTKNAQMSDISSPNNKLNKVTQLTGFSDPVYAEAYVNVNQYDIVLDVLIVNQTNDTLQNCTLELATLGDLKLVERPHPVVLAPHDFCNIKANVKVSSTENGIIFGNIVYDTALNTNVVVLNTIHIDIMDYIIPASCTDTEFRQMWQDFEWENKVTVNTSFTDLHEYLRHLLKSTNMKCLTPEKALSGQCGFMAANMYAKSIFGENALANLSIEKPVDDPDSKVTGHIRIRAKSQGMALSLGDKISSSQKQSVQAA, encoded by the exons ATGACGTCGCAAGTGCCGTGTTACACGATTATAAACTCCCCGGACCTGGACGTCCCCAATGAGATGCAACTGAAGCAGGACCTGGAGAAGGGCGACACCAACGTCAAGATCGAGACACTGAAGAAGGTGATCAAGTTGCTCCTCAATGGCGAACGGTATCCGGGCCTGATCATGACCATCATCCGGTTCGTACTGCCCGTCCAGAATCATACGATCAAGAAGCTGCTCCTCATCTTCTGGGAGATTGTGCCGAAGACCTCGGCGGATGGCAAGCTACTCCAGGAGATGATCCTCGTTTGCGATGCCTACCGGAAGGATCTCCAGCATCCGAATGAGTTTCTGCGCGGCTCCACTTTACGGTTCCTCTGCAAGCTGAAGGAGCCGGAGCTCTTGGAGCCCCTGATGCCCGCCATCCGGGCGTGTCTCGATCATCGCCACTCGTATGTCCGCCGGAACGCCGTCCTGGCCATATTCACGATCTACAAGAACTTCGACTGGCTGGTGCCGGACGGACCGGAGCTGATTGCCAACTTCCTGGACACCCAGCAGGACATGAGCTGCAAAAGGAATGCGTTTTTGATGCTCCTCCATGCGGATCAGGAGCGGGCCCTCAACTACCTGGCGTCGTGCATCGACCAGGTGCACACCTTCGGCGACATCCTCCAGCTGGTCATCGTCGAGCTGATCTACAAAGTGTGCCACGCCAATCCCGCCGAGCGGTCGCGCTTCATCCGCTGCATCTACAACCTCctgaactccagctccaacgcCGTCCGGTACGAGTCGGCTGGAACTCTCATCACCCTCTCCCTGGCGCCCACGGCCATCAAGGCGGCCGCCAGCTGCTACATCGAACTGGTGGTCAAGGAGAGCGACAACAACGTGAAACTGATCGTCCTGGACCGGCTGGTGGCCATGAAGGAGCACGAGGGCATGGAGAAGGTCATGCAGGACCTGGTCATGGACGTTCTCCGCGTCCTGGCCGCTCCCGACATCGAGGTACGTCGCAAGACCCTCGCCCTGGCCCTGGATCTGGTCTACTCCCGGAACATTGGCGAGATGGTGCTGGTCCTCAAGAAGGAGGTGGCCAAGACCCATAACGTGGAGCACGAGGATACTGGGAAGTACCGCCAGCTGCTGGTCCGCACCCTTCACACCTGTTCCATCAAGTTCCCCGACGTGGCCGCCAATGTCATCCCAGTCCTGGTGGACTTCTTGTCCGACACGAATGAGCTAGCCGCCGCTGATGTTCTGGTCTTCATCCGGGAGGCCATCCAAAAGTTCCCCGCCCTCCGGGCCCTCATCATCGAGCACCTGATCGAGGCCTTCCCTCAGATCAAGTCCTCGAAGATCCATCGGGCCGCCGTCTGGATCCTGGGCGAGTATGTGGAGGGACCGCAGATCCTCGAGGTGATTGCCGTCATCCAGCAGACGCTGGGCGAGGTGCCCATGGTGGAGGCGGAGCAGCGTCGCCTCGCAGGGGATCAgacggaggagcagcagcagcagcagcagtcccAGGGAGCCAGCGAGGGAGGAGCCACAGGATCTGGATCTGGCAGTGCCAGCACCAAGGTCACATCCGATGGCACCTATGCCACCCAGAGCGCCTACAGCTTGGCACC AGTGGCCAAGGCCGAGAAGCGTCCGCCACTGCGTCAGTACCTGATGGACGGGGACTTCTTCATTGGCGCCGCCTTGTCCGTCACCCTGACCAAGCTGGCCCTCCGCTACGCCGAGCTGGAGGCGGAGGCACGCGCCCAGAACCGTCTCACCACCCAGGTGATGCTCATCATGAGCTCCATCCTGCATTTGGGCAAGTCCGGCTTCCCCGCCAAGCCGATCACCAACGACGACACCGATCGCATCTTCGTCTGCCTCCGGACTCTGAGCGAGAGGACACCGGAGGCGGTGTCCGTCTTTACGCTGTTCTGTCGGGAAGCTCTCGGCAAGATGCTGGACGCCCAGGCCGATGAGGATCAGCGGGTGTTGAAGGAGAAGCAGAGGGCCGCCGCCAAGGTCCAGCCGGATGATCCGGTGTCCTTCGGTCAGTTGTCCAACGGCCGGGATAATCAGCTGGGCGAGAATGTGTTCGAGTCGAGTCTGAACCAGGCCCTGGCCGGGACCAAGAATGCCCAGATGAGCGACATCTCCTCGCCGAATAACAAGCTCAACAAGGTCACCCAGCTGACGGGCTTCTCCGATCCGGTCTATGCCGAGGCCTACGTGAATGTGAATCAGTATGACATCGTCCTGGACGTCCTCATCGTGAATCAGACCA ATGACACTCTGCAGAACTGCACCCTGGAACTGGCCACCTTGGGTGATCTGAAGCTGGTGGAGCGTCCGCATCCGGTGGTCCTTGCCCCCCACGACTTCTGCAACATCAAGGCCAATGTGAAGGTCTCCTCGACAGAGAATGGCATCATCTTTGGCAACATAG TTTACGACACCGCCTTAAACACCAATGTCGTGGTCCTGAACACCATCCACATCGACATCATGGACTATATCATTCCGGCCAGTTGCACGGACACCGAATTCCGGCAGATGTGGCAGGACTTCGAGTGGGAGAACAAGGTGACCGTCAACACCAGCTTCACCGACCTGCACGAGTATCTCAGGCACCTCCTGAAGAGCACCAACATGAAGTGCCTTACGCCGGAGAAGGCGCTCTCCGGCCAGTGCGGTTTCATGGCCGCCAATATGTATGCCAA GTCCATTTTCGGGGAGAATGCCTTGGCCAATCTGAGCATCGAGAAGCCCGTAGATGATCCCGATTCCAAGGTCACAGGACACATCCGCATTCGAGCCAAGAGTCAG GGCATGGCCTTGAGTCTGGGCGATAAGATCAGTTCTTCGCAGAAGCAATCGGTGCAGGCGGCCTAG
- the LOC6505096 gene encoding transferrin encodes MSSRREILGVVVALVVAGLFLVAQAEEPTYRLCVPQIYLKECQQLLADPSEAGIRMECVPGRDRVDCLELIEQRKADVLASEPEDMYIAYHRKNEDFRVISEIRTQQDKDAPFRYEGIILVKKSSPIQTLQQLRGAKSCHTGFGRNVGYRIPITKLKNNKVLKVSSDPEISATERELKALSEFFSESCLVGNYSTHPSTDHSLKKKYANLCALCEKPEQCNYPDKFSGYDGAIRCLDKGKGEVAFTKVQFIKKYFGLAGGDTPAEGNPEEFEYLCEDGSRKPITGPACSWAQRPWMGYISNEQAVRTPEKLDQLQHRLERFFSNGLQAQNKDAAAHLLIQPNAVYHSKDAAIDPKVYLERAGYKDVIERDGSAIRKIRLCAQNDAEYAKCQALHQAAYSRDARPELECVQSVDCILAVTKKEADLVVIGSDTWEEARKSKLQPVVYEQLDSQDILVAVAPPSVGRADILKTGIKFDESSERAHLSSVFLHRLLGAQTCRVRSSPDSQVEIVPASELEKHKDSQLICKRFERRPVTDYRSCNLDLMLPHAVFIRSDTTAVEQETIKHLFSALSDKFGAHGKFVDVFAIFGEFQPGHPNVYFDDKAVIFTTELTNELQNEYINWHLQCGSDNKIKKN; translated from the exons ATGAGTTCCCGGCGAGAGATTCTAGGAGTGGTGGTGGCCCTGGTGGTGGCGGGCCTGTTCCTGGTGGCCCAGGCCGAAGAGCCTACCT ATCGCTTGTGTGTTCCGCAAATCTACTTGAAAGAATGCCAACAACTGCTGGCCGATCCCTCGGAGGCTGGCATCCGGATGGAGTGTGTCCCTGGACGGGATCGGGTGGACTGCCTGGAGCTGATCGAGCAGAGGAAGGCCGATGTCCTGGCCTCGGAGCCAGAGGACATGTACATCGCCTATCATCGCAAGAACGAGGACTTTCGAGTGATTTCCGAAATTCGCACGCAGCAGGATAAGGATG CCCCCTTCCGTTATGAGGGCATTATCCTGGTGAAGAAGTCCTCCCCCATCCAGACCCTCCAGCAGCTGCGCGGCGCCAAGTCCTGCCACACTGGCTTCGGACGGAATGTCGGCTACCGGATCCCCATCACCAAGCTGAAGAACAACAAGGTCCTGAAGGTCTCCAGCGATCCGGAGATCTCCGCCACGGAACGGGAGCTCAAGGCACTGTCCGAGTTCTTCAGCGAGTCCTGTTTGGTCGGCAACTACTCCACCCACCCCAGTACGGATCACTCCCTGAAGAAGAAGTATGCGAATCTCTGTGCCCTCTGCGAGAAGCCCGAACAGTGCAACTATCCGGACAAGTTCAGTGGGTATGACGGCGCCATTAGGTGCCTGGACAAGGGCAAGGGCGAGGTGGCCTTCACCAAGGTTCAGTTCATCAAGAAGTACTTCGGACTGGCTGGTGGGGATACCCCCGCGGAGGGTAATCCCGAGGAGTTTGAGTATCTCTGCGAGGATGGCAGTCGCAAGCCCATTACTGGACCCGCCTGCTCCTGGGCCCAGCGCCCCTGGATGGGCTACATCTCCAACGAACAGGCCGTTAGGACTCCGGAGAAGCTCGACCAGCTGCAGCACCGCCTGGAGCGCTTCTTCAGCAATGGGCTGCAGGCGCAGAACAAGGACGCCGCCGCCCACCTCCTCATCCAGCCGAACGCCGTCTACCACAGCAAGGACGCGGCCATCGATCCGAAGGTCTATCTGGAGCGGGCCGGCTACAAGGATGTGATCGAGCGGGACGGCAGCGCCATCCGGAAGATCCGACTCTGTGCCCAGAACGACGCCGAGTACGCCAAGTGCCAGGCTCTGCATCAGGCCGCCTACTCCCGGGACGCCCGGCCGGAGCTGGAGTGCGTCCAGTCGGTGGACTGCATCCTGGCGGTCACCAAGAAGGAGGCCGACCTGGTCGTGATCGGCTCTGATACCTGGGAGGAGGCCCGCAAGTCGAAGCTCCAGCCGGTGGTCTATGAGCAGCTCGACTCCCAGGACATACTGGTGgcggtggcgccacctagcgttGGACGCGCCGATATCCTCAAGACGGGCAT aaaattcgaTGAATCCTCGGAACGTGCCCACCTCTCCTCCGTGTTCCTGCACCGCCTCCTGGGCGCCCAGACCTGCCGCGTCCGCTCCTCCCCCGACAGCCAGGTCGAAATAGTGCCCGCCTCGGAGCTGGAGAAGCACAAGGACTCCCAGCTGATCTGCAAGCGGTTCGAGCGTCGTCCTGTCACCGACTACCGCTCCTGCAACCTGGACCTGATGCTGCCCCACGCCGTCTTCATCCGCTCGGACACCACCGCCGTGGAGCAGGAGACCATCAAGCACCTCTTCTCCGCCCTGTCGGACAAGTTCGGGGCTCATGGCAAGTTCGTGGATGTGTTTGCCATCTTCGGGGAGTTCCAGCCAGGACATCCCAATGTCTACTTTGAT gacAAAGCTGTGATCTTCACCACGGAACTAACCAATGAACTGCAGAACGAGTACATCAACTGGCACCTGCAGTGCGGCAGCGACAacaaaatcaagaaaaattaG